The following are encoded in a window of Manihot esculenta cultivar AM560-2 chromosome 8, M.esculenta_v8, whole genome shotgun sequence genomic DNA:
- the LOC110620189 gene encoding uncharacterized protein LOC110620189 codes for MDEWKRSGQIPAFGDWEHANEMPITQYFECARQAGLIRYSSSGECDQYMRGDLYATHFKKPSRELAPPRKTRVRQRRVSHGNKEPKKQGKVCDVTEPPRKQQHQQKTMSMYNVSENKNGVSVHPRPKLSVRPPKPVDEDLYKIPPELLRSSKRKKKVTGFFSCLVPACAS; via the exons ATGGAT GAGTGGAAAAGAAGTGGACAAATTCCAGCATTTGGAGACTGGGAGCACGCAAATGAGATGCCAATAACTCAGTACTTCGAGTGTGCAAGACAAGCAGGCTTGATTCGATACAGTTCCTCTGGTGAATGTGATCAATACATGCGTGGTGATCTGTATGCTACCCATTTCAAGAAACCTTCTCGTGAACTTGCTCCTCCAAGAAAG ACAAGAGTGAGACAGAGAAGAGTCTCACATGGCAACAAGGAGCCAAAGAAACAAGGCAAAGTTTGTGACGTGACAGAACCGCCAAGGAAACAACAGCATCAGCAGAAAACCATGTCGATGTACAATGTGTCAGAAAACAAAAATGGAGTTTCAGTTCATCCACGTCCTAAATTGTCTGTTAGACCTCCTAAGCCTGTCGATGAAGATCTCTACAAAATCCCACCGGAGCTCCTCCGTTCTTCCAAGCGG aagaagaaggtgacaggattcttttcatgccttgtGCCTGCTTGTGCTTCGTAA
- the LOC122724403 gene encoding U-box domain-containing protein 9-like has protein sequence MAKTGGVLEVVPTTSVPNSAELKKELQRLVNAILDGEDFSLEITDEAIRLLTALKELKFEKSSDSLKLVDDTVLPDEFKCPISRKLMADPVVLATGQTYDRPSILQWLSTGHQTCPRTQQVLSHTVLTPNHLVREIITRWCKKHGLELPKPFGYSDDNFVAYADGDHLNSLLEKMCSSLSDQKEAARELRLLTRTMPSVRALFGESSDAIPKLLCPLSLGRVDSHPDLQEDLITTILNLSIHDNNKQLVAENPLAIPLLIESLKSGTIETRSNAAAALFTLSGPDSNKISIGKAGALKPLIDLLEEGHTLAMKDAASAIFNLCIILENKGRAVHEGAVRVILKKIMDGILVDELLAILAMLATHQKAVEDMKELGAVGCLLSIIREGSSERNKENCAAILYTICLNDRTTWREIRDEENANHTISKLAENGTSRARRKANGILERLDRAALLLHTA, from the exons ATGGCGAAAACTGGGGGTGTTCTTGAAGTTGTTCCCACTACTTCTGTGCCAAACTCAGCTGAGTTGAAGAAGGAACTGCAGAGGCTCGTGAATGCAATTCTTGATGGGGAAGATTTTAGCCTGGAGATTACTGACGAGGCTATCAGGTTATTGACTGCTTTGAAGGAACTGAAATTTGAGAAATCATCGGATTCTTTGAAGCTGGTGGATGATACGGTTCTTCCTGATGAATTTAAATGTCCCATTTCAAGAAAACTAATGGCTGACCCTGTTGTCTTGGCTACTGGGCAG ACTTATGATCGGCCATCTATCCTGCAATGGCTAAGTACTGGGCACCAGACATGTCCTCGAACTCAGCAAGTCCTCTCCCATACTGTGCTTACCCCTAATCACTTGGTGCGAGAAATAATTACACGCTGGTGCAAGAAGCATGGACTTGAGCTCCCCAAGCCTTTCGGGTATAGTGATGACAATTTTGTTGCTTATGCAGATGGAGACCACTTGAATTCACTGCTTGAAAAGATGTGTTCTTCACTTTCTGATCAAAAAGAAGCTGCAAGAGAGCTTCGCCTGCTAACTAGAACGATGCCATCAGTTCGGGCCCTTTTTGGTGAGTCCAGTGATGCCATTCCCAAATTACTCTGTCCACTATCGTTAGGCAGAGTGGATTCTCACCCTGATCTCCAAGAGGATTTGATTACAACAATTTTGAACCTCTCTATTCATGATAATAACAAGCAACTAGTTGCTGAAAATCCACTTGCCATTCCTCTGCTTATTGAATCTCTGAAATCAGGAACTATAGAAACAAGAAGTAATGCTGCAGCAGCTCTATTTACCCTATCAGGTCCTGATTCAAACAAGATTTCTATTGGGAAAGCAGGTGCTCTAAAACCTCTGATTGATCTTTTAGAGGAAGGGCATACATTAGCCATGAAGGATGCTGCATCGGCAATATTCAACCTATGCATTATCCTCGAGAATAAAGGGAGAGCAGTCCATGAAGGGGCAGTGAGGGTGATCCTGAAAAAGATAATGGATGGCATACTTGTCGATGAGTTGCTTGCTATTCTTGCTATGCTTGCTACCCATCAGAAGGCTGTTGAGGATATGAAGGAGCTTGGTGCTGTGGGTTGCTTGCTCAGCATTATCAGGGAGGGATCTTCTGAACGCAACAAGGAGAACTGTGCAGCAATCCTATACACAATCTGCCTAAATGATCGAACTACATGGAGGGAGATAAGAGATGAAGAAAATGCCAACCATACAATTTCAAAACTTGCTGAAAATGGTACGTCAAGAGCCAGGAGAAAGGCCAACGGTATTCTCGAGAGGCTGGATAGAGCTGCTTTACTTCTCCATACTGCCTGA